Part of the Polaribacter sp. Hel1_33_78 genome is shown below.
ACCTGGAATACTTATTGTTTTAATTTGTTCTTTTAGATATCTATCAAACACTGAAATAGTACCATCCCTAGAATTAGGAACCATACAAATCTTACCATCAATAGAGAACTTAAGTCTTAAAGGCTCTTCTCCAGTAGCCAAAACATCTGTAATTTGGTAAGTCTCAGTATTAATAACAGAGATCGATTCTTTTTTATTATTCGTCACCCAAACTTCCTTTCCATCGGGTGTAATATCAATACCCTCCGTTCCTTTTCCACAAGGAATAATTTTAATAACCCTTTCTTCTTCAAGGTCAATAACGCTTACTGAACCAGAATTAATATTAGTCGCATACGCTATTGGTTTATGAGGGTCAAGAACCAGTAAATGACTCACCACTTGTTCTGTCGATATCCTTTTTTCAACAATACCAGTTTCTACATTCACCACTACTAAATCATTACCTCCATCAGTGACCACCCCAACATTATTAGAATTCGGAAAATCAACAATACCATGCGGTCTAATACTCTCTTCAAGATCAATAATTTTTTCTATTTTATTAGTTTTTGTATTGATTACCGATATACTTTTACCAACAATAGTCTGGTCTCCATAGTTTGTAATGACCACCCTTTCGTAATTATCTAATGCTGTAGCCTCATGCGGTAGCACTTCGATTGGAAATTCTGCAAGCTTTTCACCTTTAAACAAATCAAAAACGGTAATACTGCTACTAAGCTTATTTACAATGTATAATTTTCCATTCGTTTGAATTGTGTAAGAAGGTCTTCTTATTACAAAAAGTGATATCATGAATATTACTAACAAAATGACACTAACAAACACAAGCTGTTTTATTCTCTTCATCATTAATTTGAAAAATATTGTTTTAGAGCAAACTGACATGCTCTTGCGGTTATTGCCATATAAGTTAGTGATGGGTTTTGACTTCCTGAAGAGGTCATACAACTCCCGTCTG
Proteins encoded:
- a CDS encoding cytochrome D1 domain-containing protein, which translates into the protein MMKRIKQLVFVSVILLVIFMISLFVIRRPSYTIQTNGKLYIVNKLSSSITVFDLFKGEKLAEFPIEVLPHEATALDNYERVVITNYGDQTIVGKSISVINTKTNKIEKIIDLEESIRPHGIVDFPNSNNVGVVTDGGNDLVVVNVETGIVEKRISTEQVVSHLLVLDPHKPIAYATNINSGSVSVIDLEEERVIKIIPCGKGTEGIDITPDGKEVWVTNNKKESISVINTETYQITDVLATGEEPLRLKFSIDGKICMVPNSRDGTISVFDRYLKEQIKTISIPGKKNLFEKVLYHTPRPVGILMHPNGLYAFVANSNADKIEVIDMKTFTLISTIGTGRVPDGLAFIE